The following proteins are encoded in a genomic region of Burkholderia pyrrocinia:
- the surE gene encoding 5'/3'-nucleotidase SurE codes for MRILLSNDDGYLAPGLAALSEALQPLAELTVIAPEQNCSGASNSLTLSRPLSVQRAPGTGFFYVNGTPTDSVHVALTGMTDARPDIVVSGINNGQNMGEDTLYSGTVAAATEGIMFGVPAIAFSLADKGWAHLADAARVAAEIVEHYLAHPLPGQPLLNVNIPNLPYAELKGWKVTRLGKRHPSQPVIRQTDPRGEPVYWIGAAGAALDASDGTDFHAVANGFVSITPLQLDLTHTQMLPATREWARAGGRAS; via the coding sequence ATGCGAATCCTACTCAGCAACGACGACGGCTATCTCGCCCCCGGTCTCGCCGCGCTCAGCGAAGCGCTGCAGCCGCTGGCCGAACTCACGGTGATCGCGCCGGAGCAGAACTGCAGCGGCGCGTCGAATTCCCTCACGTTGTCGCGGCCGCTGTCGGTGCAGCGCGCGCCGGGTACGGGTTTCTTCTACGTGAACGGCACGCCGACCGATTCGGTGCACGTCGCGCTGACAGGGATGACCGACGCAAGGCCGGACATCGTCGTGTCGGGGATCAACAACGGCCAGAACATGGGCGAAGACACGCTCTATTCGGGGACAGTTGCAGCCGCCACCGAAGGCATCATGTTCGGCGTGCCGGCCATCGCATTTTCGCTGGCCGACAAGGGCTGGGCTCATCTGGCGGACGCCGCGCGCGTCGCCGCGGAAATCGTCGAGCACTACCTCGCGCATCCGCTGCCGGGCCAGCCGCTGCTGAACGTCAATATTCCGAACCTGCCGTACGCCGAACTGAAGGGCTGGAAGGTCACGCGCCTCGGCAAGCGTCATCCGTCGCAGCCGGTGATTCGCCAGACCGACCCGCGTGGCGAGCCAGTCTACTGGATCGGTGCGGCGGGCGCGGCGCTGGACGCGAGCGACGGCACCGATTTCCATGCCGTGGCAAACGGTTTCGTGTCGATCACGCCGCTGCAGCTCGACCTCACGCATACGCAGATGCTGCCTGCGACGCGCGAATGGGCGCGCGCCGGAGGGCGGGCTTCATGA
- the rlmD gene encoding 23S rRNA (uracil(1939)-C(5))-methyltransferase RlmD — translation MRAFVVYNLAFFNVCQEKLVSEAVPTSARKSKNAPVAPGIAPVLEIESLDMEARGVGRTMNEDGEPGKVIFVEGALPGERVTYSSYRRKPSYEQATVVDILRPSVMRTQPKCAFFGTCGGCSMQHLDMRAQVAIKQRVLEDNLWHLAKLRAETMFAPIHGPSWGYRYRARLTVRNVAKKGGVLVGFHEKKSSYVADMTSCEVLPPHVSAMLVPLRRLVEGLSIRDRMPQIELAVGSEVTALVLRVLEPINADDEALLRAFADEHKVQFWLQPKGPDTVTPFYPLDVSLDYTLPEFGIRMPFKPTDFTQVNHQINRVLVGRALRLLAPSRDERVLDLFCGIGNFTLPLARLSREVMGIEGSDTLTTRALANARENGVDGHTTFACRNLFEVTGDDIRALGAFDKFLIDPPREGALAVSKALAEIAQSGEGPLPKRIVYVSCNPSTLARDAGLLVHEAGYRLKGAGVVNMFPNTSHVESIALFERD, via the coding sequence ATGCGGGCCTTCGTCGTCTACAATCTCGCCTTCTTCAACGTTTGTCAGGAAAAGCTGGTGTCCGAAGCCGTCCCCACTTCTGCGCGCAAATCGAAAAATGCGCCCGTCGCGCCCGGGATCGCCCCGGTTCTCGAGATCGAATCGCTCGACATGGAAGCGCGCGGTGTCGGCCGCACGATGAACGAGGACGGCGAGCCGGGCAAGGTCATCTTCGTCGAGGGTGCGCTGCCGGGCGAGCGCGTGACCTATTCGAGCTACCGCCGCAAGCCGAGCTACGAGCAGGCGACGGTTGTCGACATTCTGCGCCCGAGCGTGATGCGCACGCAGCCGAAATGCGCGTTCTTCGGCACCTGCGGCGGCTGCTCGATGCAGCATCTCGACATGCGCGCGCAGGTGGCGATCAAGCAGCGCGTGCTCGAAGACAACCTGTGGCACCTGGCGAAGCTGCGCGCGGAAACGATGTTCGCGCCGATCCACGGCCCGTCGTGGGGCTATCGCTACCGTGCGCGCCTGACCGTGCGCAACGTGGCGAAGAAGGGCGGCGTGCTGGTCGGGTTCCACGAGAAGAAGAGCAGCTATGTCGCCGACATGACGAGCTGCGAGGTGCTGCCGCCGCACGTATCGGCGATGCTCGTGCCGCTGCGCCGGCTCGTCGAGGGGCTGTCGATCCGCGATCGGATGCCGCAGATCGAGCTCGCGGTCGGCTCGGAAGTCACGGCGCTCGTGCTGCGCGTGCTGGAGCCGATCAACGCGGACGACGAAGCGCTGCTGCGCGCGTTCGCGGACGAGCACAAGGTGCAGTTCTGGCTGCAGCCAAAGGGCCCCGACACGGTGACGCCGTTCTATCCGCTCGACGTGTCGCTTGACTACACGCTGCCGGAATTCGGCATCCGCATGCCGTTCAAGCCGACCGACTTCACGCAGGTCAACCATCAGATCAACCGCGTGCTGGTGGGCCGCGCGCTGCGCTTGCTCGCGCCGTCGCGCGACGAACGCGTGCTCGACCTGTTCTGCGGGATCGGCAACTTCACGCTGCCGCTCGCGCGGCTGTCGCGCGAGGTGATGGGCATCGAGGGCAGCGACACGCTGACGACGCGCGCGCTGGCGAACGCGCGCGAGAACGGTGTGGACGGACACACGACGTTCGCGTGCCGGAACCTGTTCGAAGTGACGGGTGACGACATCCGCGCGCTCGGTGCATTCGACAAGTTCCTGATCGACCCGCCGCGCGAAGGCGCGCTCGCGGTGTCGAAGGCGTTGGCCGAGATTGCGCAGAGCGGCGAAGGCCCGCTGCCGAAGCGCATCGTCTACGTATCGTGCAACCCGTCGACGCTTGCGCGCGACGCCGGCCTGCTCGTGCACGAGGCCGGCTACCGATTGAAGGGCGCCGGTGTCGTGAACATGTTCCCGAATACGTCGCACGTCGAATCGATCGCGCTGTTCGAGCGCGACTGA
- the rpoS gene encoding RNA polymerase sigma factor RpoS, which yields MPKSKRHEPQAESEKISRATQASVRRAGASTDDEDDVAENERELEARDAEADSGDDEREGRPEAAPDVDDFRTLLQAELTADTIQHYLNRISVKPLLTVEEEQRYSRLAKAGEFEARQVMIERNLRLVVSIAKGYLNRGVPLLDLIEEGNLGLMHAIEKFDPTRGFRFSTYATWWIRQSIERAIMNQARTVRLPVHVIRELNQVLRAKRHLEKNSMSTGEAAERREASIDDIAYLTGKTAEEVTDILALNEHTASLDAPLDLDPASSLLDLLPDDQSQSPDAEVQHRELETLTRAWLSRLSDKHRHVIERRFGLNHIEPATLEELADEMGLTRERVRQIQQEALVRLKRFFASNGVRKDAVL from the coding sequence ATGCCGAAATCGAAGCGCCACGAGCCGCAAGCCGAGTCTGAGAAGATCAGTCGTGCCACGCAAGCATCGGTGAGGCGAGCGGGTGCTTCGACGGACGACGAAGACGACGTCGCGGAAAACGAACGCGAACTCGAGGCACGCGACGCCGAGGCGGACAGTGGCGACGACGAGCGCGAAGGCCGCCCGGAAGCAGCGCCCGATGTCGACGATTTCCGCACGCTGCTGCAGGCCGAACTCACGGCCGACACGATCCAGCATTACCTGAACCGCATCAGCGTGAAGCCGCTGCTGACCGTCGAGGAGGAGCAGCGCTATTCCCGTCTCGCCAAGGCCGGCGAGTTCGAGGCACGGCAGGTGATGATCGAGCGCAACCTGCGTCTCGTCGTCAGTATCGCCAAGGGGTATCTGAACCGCGGCGTGCCGCTGCTCGACCTGATCGAGGAGGGCAACCTCGGTCTGATGCACGCGATCGAGAAATTCGACCCGACGCGCGGTTTCCGTTTCTCGACCTACGCGACGTGGTGGATTCGGCAGAGCATCGAGCGGGCGATCATGAACCAGGCCCGCACGGTGCGCCTGCCCGTGCACGTGATCCGTGAACTGAACCAGGTGCTGCGCGCGAAGCGCCACCTCGAAAAGAATTCGATGTCGACGGGCGAGGCGGCCGAACGCCGCGAAGCCAGCATCGACGACATCGCCTATCTCACCGGCAAGACCGCCGAGGAAGTCACCGACATCCTCGCGCTCAACGAGCACACGGCGTCGCTCGACGCGCCGCTCGACCTCGATCCCGCGAGCAGCCTGCTCGACCTGCTGCCCGACGACCAGAGCCAGTCGCCCGACGCCGAGGTGCAGCACCGCGAGCTCGAGACGCTGACGCGCGCGTGGCTGTCGCGGCTGTCCGACAAGCATCGGCACGTGATCGAGCGTCGCTTTGGCCTGAACCACATCGAACCGGCAACGCTCGAGGAGCTGGCCGACGAGATGGGGCTCACGCGCGAGCGCGTGCGGCAGATCCAGCAGGAAGCGCTGGTGCGCCTCAAGCGGTTTTTCGCCTCCAACGGCGTGCGCAAGGACGCCGTTCTGTAA
- the rlmN gene encoding 23S rRNA (adenine(2503)-C(2))-methyltransferase RlmN — translation MTSETSVNLLDFDAEGLVAYCGSLGEKPFRAKQLQRWIHQYNAGDFDGMTDLAKSLREKLKGRASIVMPDIVSDHVSTDGTRKWLIDVGSGNAVETVFIPEETRGTLCVSSQAGCAVNCRFCSTGKQGFSRNLSTAEIIGQLRMAEFALRASLGRAPGPNGKAERVVTNVVMMGMGEPLLNYSAVVPAMRLMLDDNAYGLSRRRVTLSTSGVVPMMDRLGAELPVALAVSLHASNDALRDELVPLNKKYPLRELMAACQRYLKVAPRDFITFEYCMLDGVNDTEAHARELLAVTRDVPCKFNLIPFNPFPESGLIRSKPEQIKRFAQVLIDAGVVTTVRKTRGDDIDAACGQLAGAVKDRTRLAERTGAAGKIIEVRAV, via the coding sequence ATGACGAGCGAAACTTCCGTCAATCTTCTCGACTTCGATGCCGAGGGTCTTGTCGCGTACTGCGGCAGCCTCGGCGAGAAGCCGTTCCGCGCCAAGCAGTTGCAGCGCTGGATCCACCAGTACAACGCCGGCGATTTCGACGGCATGACCGATCTCGCGAAGTCCCTGAGGGAAAAGCTCAAGGGCCGCGCGTCGATCGTGATGCCGGACATCGTCAGCGATCACGTTTCCACCGACGGCACGCGCAAGTGGCTGATCGACGTCGGAAGCGGCAATGCGGTCGAAACCGTGTTCATCCCGGAAGAGACGCGCGGCACGCTGTGCGTGTCGTCGCAAGCCGGGTGTGCGGTCAACTGCCGCTTCTGTTCGACGGGCAAGCAGGGCTTTTCCCGCAACCTGTCGACAGCCGAAATCATCGGCCAGCTGCGGATGGCCGAATTTGCATTGCGAGCGTCGCTGGGCCGTGCGCCCGGCCCGAACGGCAAGGCCGAACGGGTCGTCACCAATGTGGTGATGATGGGCATGGGCGAGCCGCTCCTGAATTACAGCGCGGTCGTGCCCGCGATGCGGCTGATGCTCGACGACAACGCGTACGGCCTGTCGCGCCGCCGCGTCACGCTGTCGACGTCCGGTGTGGTGCCGATGATGGACCGCCTCGGCGCCGAGTTGCCGGTCGCGCTGGCTGTTTCGCTGCACGCGTCGAACGATGCGCTGCGCGACGAGTTGGTGCCGCTCAACAAGAAGTATCCGCTTCGCGAGTTGATGGCTGCGTGCCAGCGCTATCTGAAAGTCGCGCCGCGCGACTTCATTACTTTCGAATACTGCATGCTGGACGGCGTCAACGACACCGAAGCGCATGCGCGCGAACTGCTGGCCGTCACGCGAGACGTGCCGTGCAAGTTCAATCTGATCCCGTTCAATCCGTTTCCGGAATCGGGCCTCATCCGCTCGAAGCCGGAACAGATCAAGCGCTTTGCGCAGGTCCTCATCGATGCGGGTGTCGTCACGACCGTGCGCAAGACGCGTGGCGACGACATCGATGCCGCGTGCGGCCAGCTGGCCGGCGCGGTGAAGGACCGCACGCGCCTCGCGGAACGAACGGGCGCAGCAGGAAAAATCATCGAGGTTCGGGCGGTTTGA
- a CDS encoding helix-turn-helix domain-containing protein, whose translation MSEPQPSNGAETNAAKPAPAGLESLAAVGSRLAQLRDAKGWTVDDVSARLKVAPQKLRALEAGDISHLPGVTFALGVVRSYAKMLGVDPEPFAQALRRERGVQEVDLSMPASSGTDLPRGRVSIPLGGSSGHHPWLWGTAIVVVAVVAVLMWHTGGDSSSLLARFKGADAEHASAASASAASSSSVEEAAANGASTVAANEVPAPVATSAVAAQAIASAVPVPAAPVVTASASQPVVATTVASAAAPAQPASVVVAAGQSMVELKVKQDCWFSVRDKNGKELFSALVRAGETKQVAGDGPFKVTIGNKAGLDAVAFDGKPVDPAKYSAARGNVARFTLP comes from the coding sequence ATGAGTGAGCCGCAGCCGTCTAACGGCGCAGAGACGAATGCCGCGAAGCCGGCACCGGCGGGGCTGGAATCGCTGGCGGCGGTCGGCAGCCGGCTGGCGCAGCTTCGGGATGCGAAAGGCTGGACGGTCGACGACGTGTCGGCGCGGCTCAAGGTCGCACCGCAGAAGCTTCGGGCGCTCGAGGCCGGCGACATCAGCCATTTGCCGGGTGTGACGTTCGCGCTCGGTGTCGTGCGCAGCTACGCGAAGATGCTCGGCGTCGACCCGGAACCGTTCGCGCAGGCGCTGCGCCGCGAGCGCGGCGTGCAGGAAGTCGACCTGTCGATGCCTGCGTCGTCCGGGACGGATCTGCCGCGCGGCCGCGTGTCGATTCCGCTGGGTGGCTCGTCGGGCCACCACCCGTGGCTGTGGGGAACGGCGATCGTCGTCGTCGCGGTGGTCGCAGTACTGATGTGGCACACTGGCGGCGATTCGTCGAGCCTGCTCGCGCGCTTCAAGGGCGCCGACGCGGAGCATGCGTCGGCCGCGAGCGCGTCGGCGGCATCCTCGTCGTCCGTCGAAGAGGCGGCCGCGAACGGCGCGTCGACCGTGGCTGCCAATGAGGTTCCGGCCCCGGTTGCGACGTCCGCAGTCGCGGCGCAGGCGATTGCGTCCGCCGTTCCGGTGCCAGCGGCACCGGTCGTGACGGCGTCTGCATCGCAGCCTGTCGTGGCAACGACGGTGGCGAGCGCCGCCGCGCCGGCTCAGCCGGCGAGCGTCGTGGTCGCGGCAGGGCAGTCGATGGTCGAACTGAAGGTCAAGCAGGATTGCTGGTTCAGCGTGCGCGACAAGAACGGCAAGGAGCTGTTCTCGGCGTTGGTACGGGCCGGCGAGACGAAGCAGGTCGCCGGCGACGGGCCGTTCAAGGTCACGATCGGCAACAAGGCGGGCCTCGACGCGGTCGCGTTCGACGGAAAGCCTGTCGATCCGGCAAAATATTCGGCAGCGCGGGGTAATGTGGCGCGGTTCACGTTGCCCTGA
- a CDS encoding 3'-5' exonuclease, with product MTPILVFDIETIPDVDGIRRLEDLPATLDDAAVAEHAFAARREKTGGDFLPHHLQRIAAISCVFRDNNGFRVRSLGTPQDNEATLIQSFYRVIEKYTPQLVSWNGGGFDLPVLHYRALVHGIPATRYWDLGEDDREFKWNNYISRYHSRHTDLMDVLAMYQARANAPLDALAKLCGFPGKLGMDGGQVWPAFQDGRIDEIRNYCETDVVNTYLLYCRFQLMRGGLTQSEYADEILLVKNALAQEPAPHWAEYLAAFDA from the coding sequence ATGACACCGATTCTCGTTTTTGACATCGAGACGATTCCCGATGTCGACGGCATTCGCCGTCTGGAAGACCTGCCCGCGACACTCGACGATGCCGCGGTGGCCGAACATGCATTTGCCGCACGCCGCGAGAAGACCGGCGGCGATTTCCTGCCGCACCACCTGCAGCGCATCGCGGCGATCTCGTGCGTGTTCCGCGACAACAACGGCTTTCGCGTGCGCTCGCTCGGCACGCCGCAGGATAACGAAGCGACGCTGATCCAGTCGTTCTACCGCGTGATCGAGAAATACACGCCGCAGCTCGTGTCGTGGAACGGCGGCGGCTTCGATCTGCCGGTGCTCCATTATCGTGCGCTCGTGCACGGGATCCCCGCGACCCGCTACTGGGATCTCGGCGAGGACGACCGCGAATTCAAGTGGAACAATTACATCTCGCGCTATCACTCGCGGCATACCGATCTGATGGATGTGCTCGCGATGTATCAGGCGCGCGCGAACGCGCCGCTCGACGCGCTCGCGAAGCTGTGCGGCTTCCCGGGCAAGCTCGGGATGGACGGCGGCCAGGTGTGGCCGGCGTTCCAGGACGGCCGGATCGACGAAATCCGCAACTATTGCGAAACCGACGTCGTCAATACCTACCTGCTGTATTGCCGGTTCCAATTGATGCGCGGCGGCCTGACGCAGAGCGAGTATGCGGACGAGATCCTGCTCGTGAAGAACGCGCTCGCGCAGGAACCCGCGCCGCACTGGGCCGAATACCTGGCTGCTTTCGACGCGTAA
- a CDS encoding endonuclease/exonuclease/phosphatase family protein, translating to MRLIDWNIQWGRDADGVVDLSRTVAAIRRLGDFDVLCLQEVTRGFRALPGEPGPDQFAELAALLPGYLIVEAIGADLPAIEPGAPRRQFGNAIATRLPVGRVLRQLLPWPADAGAPSMPRVALDIELQAPFGPLRVVTTHLEYYSACQRLAQVDALRDRHREACAHAERPAPAETAEGPFSATDQPRDAIVCGDFNSAFGSDAYCRFLAPIADAPCFVDAWVERHPGRTPPPTAGVYDTVQWSEGPLACDFVFVTDTLLPRVMRCEIDGGVRASDHQPVLLELA from the coding sequence ATGCGACTGATCGACTGGAACATCCAATGGGGTCGGGACGCGGACGGCGTTGTCGACCTTTCGCGCACCGTCGCGGCCATCCGCCGGCTCGGCGATTTTGACGTGCTGTGCCTGCAGGAGGTCACGCGCGGCTTCCGCGCACTGCCCGGCGAGCCCGGCCCCGACCAGTTCGCCGAACTCGCGGCGCTGCTGCCTGGCTATCTGATCGTCGAAGCAATCGGCGCCGACCTGCCGGCCATCGAACCCGGCGCACCGCGCCGCCAGTTCGGCAATGCGATCGCGACCCGGCTGCCGGTCGGGCGCGTGCTGCGCCAGTTGTTGCCGTGGCCGGCCGACGCCGGCGCGCCGTCGATGCCGCGCGTCGCGCTCGACATCGAGCTGCAGGCACCCTTCGGGCCGCTGCGCGTGGTCACCACGCATCTGGAATATTATTCGGCGTGCCAGCGGCTTGCGCAGGTCGACGCGCTGCGCGACCGGCATCGCGAGGCCTGCGCGCACGCGGAACGCCCGGCGCCCGCCGAAACCGCCGAAGGACCGTTCAGCGCGACAGACCAGCCGCGCGATGCGATCGTCTGCGGCGATTTCAACAGTGCGTTCGGCAGCGATGCCTACTGCCGCTTCCTGGCGCCGATCGCAGACGCCCCGTGCTTCGTCGACGCATGGGTCGAGCGGCACCCCGGCCGCACGCCGCCGCCGACGGCCGGCGTCTACGATACGGTGCAATGGTCGGAAGGGCCGCTCGCCTGCGACTTCGTGTTCGTGACCGATACGCTGCTGCCGCGCGTCATGCGGTGCGAGATCGACGGCGGCGTGCGCGCGTCGGATCATCAGCCGGTGCTGCTCGAACTCGCGTGA
- a CDS encoding protein-L-isoaspartate(D-aspartate) O-methyltransferase: MSGERAKRFPLALEDLKRAPRKSEGRAGERHAAVAVPKAADKPAAVLKPVAVKPAVVRTTLPGSAAAKPATAPKPTALKPALPKPAAPSVAPAGAFALTSERVRERMVERLRANGVTDARVLDAMAAVPRHLFVDPGLATQAYEDSALPIGHQQTISKPSVVARMIELAMAGRTLERVLEIGTGCGYQAAVLSHVARDVYSIERIKPLYERAKLNLRPLRVPNIRLHYGDGRVGLPSAAPFDAIVIAAAGLDVPQALLEQLAIGGRLVAPVGAQSGQHQVLTLVERVAHAQWRESRLDRVFFVPLKSGVI, translated from the coding sequence ATGAGCGGCGAGCGCGCGAAGCGGTTCCCGCTCGCGCTCGAAGATCTCAAGCGAGCGCCACGCAAGTCGGAGGGTCGGGCCGGCGAACGCCATGCTGCGGTCGCGGTGCCGAAGGCCGCCGACAAGCCCGCGGCCGTGCTGAAACCGGTTGCGGTGAAGCCCGCTGTCGTGCGGACGACGTTGCCGGGTTCCGCCGCCGCGAAGCCCGCGACCGCGCCGAAGCCGACCGCGCTGAAGCCCGCGCTGCCGAAGCCGGCTGCGCCGAGCGTCGCGCCGGCCGGCGCGTTCGCGCTCACGTCGGAACGTGTGCGCGAGCGGATGGTCGAACGGCTGCGCGCGAACGGCGTGACCGACGCGCGTGTGCTGGACGCGATGGCCGCGGTGCCGCGCCACCTGTTCGTGGATCCGGGGCTCGCGACGCAGGCCTATGAAGATTCGGCGTTGCCGATCGGCCATCAGCAAACAATTTCAAAGCCGTCGGTCGTCGCGCGCATGATCGAGCTCGCGATGGCCGGCCGCACGCTCGAGCGCGTCCTCGAGATCGGTACGGGCTGCGGCTATCAGGCCGCCGTGCTGAGCCACGTGGCACGCGACGTGTATTCGATTGAACGCATCAAGCCGCTCTACGAGCGCGCGAAGCTGAACCTGCGGCCGCTGCGCGTGCCGAACATCCGTCTGCACTACGGCGACGGGCGTGTCGGTCTGCCGTCCGCGGCCCCGTTCGACGCGATCGTGATCGCGGCGGCGGGGCTCGACGTGCCGCAGGCGCTGCTCGAGCAGCTCGCGATCGGCGGGCGGCTCGTCGCGCCGGTCGGCGCGCAGAGCGGGCAGCACCAGGTGCTCACGCTCGTCGAGCGCGTCGCGCACGCGCAATGGCGAGAGTCACGGCTTGATCGCGTTTTCTTTGTCCCTTTAAAATCCGGAGTGATTTGA
- a CDS encoding Bax inhibitor-1/YccA family protein has product MNDYPYNFGRGGSVSTAEVRNRVLRNTYWLLALSMVPTVLGAWVGVTTGFSLFAATSPMMSLLAFFAIAFGFMFAIERTKNSAAGVFVLLGFTFFMGLMLSRLLSFILGFSNGPSLIMLAFGGTGIIFATMATIATVSKRDFSGLGKWLFMGVIVILLASVANIFLHLPALMLTVSVLAIAIFSAYMLFDVQRVVNGGETNYISATLAIYLDLYNVFTNLLALLGIFGGNRN; this is encoded by the coding sequence ATGAACGACTATCCGTACAATTTCGGCCGCGGCGGTTCCGTCAGCACCGCCGAGGTTCGCAACCGCGTGCTGCGGAACACGTACTGGCTGCTCGCGTTGTCGATGGTGCCGACCGTGCTGGGTGCCTGGGTCGGCGTCACGACGGGCTTCTCGCTGTTCGCGGCCACGAGCCCGATGATGAGCCTGCTCGCGTTCTTCGCCATCGCGTTCGGCTTCATGTTCGCGATCGAGCGGACGAAAAACAGCGCGGCCGGCGTGTTCGTGCTGCTCGGCTTCACGTTCTTCATGGGCCTGATGCTGTCGCGGCTGCTGAGCTTCATCCTCGGTTTCTCGAACGGCCCGTCGCTGATCATGCTCGCGTTCGGCGGCACCGGCATCATCTTCGCCACGATGGCGACGATCGCCACCGTCAGCAAGCGTGACTTCTCGGGGCTCGGCAAGTGGCTGTTCATGGGCGTGATCGTGATCCTGCTCGCGTCGGTCGCGAACATCTTCCTGCACCTGCCGGCACTGATGCTCACCGTGTCGGTGCTCGCGATCGCGATCTTCTCCGCGTACATGCTGTTTGACGTCCAGCGCGTCGTGAACGGCGGCGAGACGAACTACATCTCGGCGACGCTCGCGATCTACCTCGATCTGTACAACGTGTTCACGAACCTGCTCGCACTGCTCGGCATCTTCGGCGGCAACCGCAACTGA
- the ndk gene encoding nucleoside-diphosphate kinase, giving the protein MAIERTLSIIKPDAVAKNVIGQIYSRFEGAGLKVIASRMAHLSRADAEKFYAVHAARPFFKDLVDFMISGPVMIQVLEGESAILKNRDLMGATDPKKAEKGTIRADFADSIDANAVHGSDAAETAAVEVAFFFPEMNVYSR; this is encoded by the coding sequence ATGGCAATCGAGCGCACCCTGTCGATCATCAAGCCGGATGCGGTGGCAAAGAACGTGATCGGCCAGATCTACAGCCGTTTCGAAGGCGCCGGCCTGAAGGTCATCGCATCGCGCATGGCGCACCTGTCGCGTGCCGATGCCGAGAAGTTCTACGCGGTTCACGCAGCGCGTCCGTTCTTCAAGGACCTCGTCGATTTCATGATCTCGGGCCCGGTGATGATCCAGGTTCTGGAAGGTGAAAGCGCGATCCTGAAGAACCGCGACCTGATGGGCGCAACGGATCCGAAGAAGGCGGAAAAGGGCACGATCCGCGCCGACTTCGCCGACAGCATCGACGCGAACGCCGTGCACGGCTCGGACGCAGCGGAAACGGCTGCTGTCGAAGTCGCGTTCTTCTTCCCGGAAATGAACGTTTACTCGCGTTAA
- a CDS encoding peptidoglycan DD-metalloendopeptidase family protein: protein MSMLRAMQNNRSREPLTLAQRAICVAAFSTLLAACATRLDNAPVVDRSGSLGSTATTQPAVPLGPPPPGFYRVKPGDTLYRIALENGQNYRDIASWNNLTNPNQIEVDQLLRVAPPGGAAVAGVPAAGVPAAGAPAAAPIAGAAVATAPLSSGPAMPGAGTSSTLATPPAAATGSSDTAAAPSGAVTFAWPARGPVLNGFDDAKNKGVNIGGTAGEAVKAAADGRVVYSGSGLRGYGNLIIIKHDATYLTAYAHNRALMVKEGDAVTKGQKIAEMGNSDADRVMLHFEVRRQGKPVDPLKYLPPQ from the coding sequence ATGAGTATGTTGCGCGCGATGCAAAACAACCGATCCAGGGAACCGCTCACACTCGCCCAGCGCGCGATCTGTGTAGCCGCGTTCTCCACACTACTGGCCGCCTGTGCGACGCGGCTCGACAACGCGCCCGTCGTCGACCGCTCCGGGTCGCTGGGCTCGACCGCCACCACGCAGCCCGCGGTGCCGCTCGGCCCGCCGCCGCCTGGCTTCTACCGTGTGAAGCCGGGCGACACGCTGTACCGGATCGCGCTCGAGAACGGGCAGAACTACCGCGACATCGCGTCGTGGAACAACCTGACGAACCCGAACCAGATCGAGGTCGATCAGTTGCTGCGCGTCGCGCCGCCGGGCGGCGCCGCGGTTGCGGGCGTACCGGCTGCGGGCGTACCGGCTGCGGGCGCACCGGCCGCCGCGCCGATCGCGGGCGCAGCCGTCGCGACCGCGCCGCTGAGCAGCGGGCCCGCGATGCCGGGCGCCGGCACGTCGTCCACGCTCGCGACGCCGCCGGCCGCGGCCACCGGATCGAGCGACACGGCGGCAGCTCCGAGCGGCGCCGTGACGTTCGCGTGGCCCGCGCGCGGCCCCGTGCTGAACGGGTTCGACGACGCGAAGAACAAGGGTGTCAATATCGGCGGCACGGCCGGCGAGGCCGTGAAGGCGGCGGCCGACGGCCGCGTCGTCTACTCGGGCAGCGGCCTGCGCGGCTACGGCAACCTCATTATCATCAAACACGATGCAACTTACCTCACGGCGTATGCACATAATCGCGCTTTGATGGTAAAAGAGGGGGACGCGGTAACGAAGGGGCAGAAGATCGCCGAGATGGGTAATAGCGATGCCGACCGCGTGATGCTGCATTTCGAGGTTCGCCGGCAGGGTAAGCCTGTCGATCCGCTGAAGTATTTGCCGCCTCAATAA